CTCATGAGTCAGGTCTTGAAGCAATGCGGCGATGATCTCACACGAGAGAACGTCATGCGGCAGGCTGCCAACCTCAAGAACGTCCAACTCGACACTTCGATTCCTGGCATCACAATAAGCACGAGTCCGACGAACTATTCGCCGGTCAATAGTCTTCAGCTTATCCGCTTCCAAGGAAGCGGATGGGAGAGATTTGGAGATATCTTGACCGACGACAGAGTCCATTGAGTCGCCTCAGACTCCGCATGTGTGCATCGCGCTTGAGGCGACACGTAAGTGAGATCGTCCAAGCCTTCAAACCTCAGAAGCCTGCATCAAGTATGCAACTCATGGCGACCCAAACAACGGGAGATAACAGATCGTGGACCTTGATGACATACACTATTACGAACCGTCCAAAGGGCATGGACTTAGGCACAATCCGTTCAACGCGATCATTGCGCCGCGTCCCATTGGTTGGATCTCGTCTCAAAACGCGCAAGGGCAGCTAAATCTGGCGCCATACAGCTTCTTCAACGCTTTCAATTACGATCCACCGATCCTCGGCTTCGCGTCCATTGCTTGGAAGGATAGCGTTCAGAACGCCTCCGAGACGAAGGAGTTCGTCTGGAATCTTGTCACGAAGGATCTCGGCGAACAGATGAACAAGACAGCGGCCCCCTTGCCGCGCGGCGTAAGCGAATTTGAGTTAGCCGGACTGGCAACGGTGCCCAGTCGTCACGTCAGCGTCCCGCGCGTGCGAGAAAGCCGTGCGGCGATGGAATGCAAGGTTACCGAAATCGTGAAGTTCAAGAACTGGAAGGGAGAGTCAGTCGAAGGCTGGCTAGTCCTCGGCGAAGTTGTGGCCGTTTACATAGATAAGGCCCTGATAAAGGATGGCGTCTATCAGACAGCGCTTGCACATCCGATCCTGAGGGCAGGACGCGGCGGTGACTATGTGGAGGTCACTGAGGACCGAATGTTTGAAATGGACCGGCCGGCTGGCAGCAGTAGCCCGGCGTTTCATGGATCCTAATCTGGTGGTTGACACCATAACAAATGCAAATGTTTCTACAGCCACATCAGGATTTGTCGTGAACGCAATCACAACTCTCCAACCTGCCGACGTTCTTGCCCTTCAGCGCTCCTCCTTCCGCCGCAAGGGCGTGCCATCCCTCGCAGAACGGCGATCCGATCTTTCGCGTCTCAGAACCGCCTTGATCGCGAACCGCAGCAAGATCGAAGCTGCCATTAATAGCGATTTCGGTCACCGCTCGCGCCACGAGACGGGCATAATGGAGCTGGCGGGGCTTATTTTCGGGATCGATTATCTCCGCAGTCGGCTGCCCCGCATGATGCGTCCGGAAAAGCGACACGTCGCGCTGCACATGCGGTTCGGATCTGCCCGCGTCCAGTACCAGCCGCTCGGCGTCGTCGGGGTCATGGCGCCTTGGAATTACCCGGTCTACCTAGCGCTGATGCCACTCGTCACTGCCGTCGCAGCGGGGAACCGTGTCATGTTGAAGCCGTCGGAATTCACGCCAAAGACTAACGCGCTAGTCGAAAACATTTTGGAGACCGTCTTCCCGACCGACCAAGTTGCGGTGGTAAACGGGGACGCTTCCGTCGGCATGACATTCTCCGCGCTGCCCTTCGATCACCTGATCTTCACCGGCAGCACCCCGGTAGGCCGCAAGGTTATGCAAGCGGCCAGCCAGCATTTGGTACCGGTGACGCTCGAGCTGGGCGGCAAATCGCCCGTGATCATCGAAAAAGGCCATCCGCTCGACCATGCCAGCGCTGGCATCGTGTACGGGAAGCTGATCAGCGGCGGGCAGACCTGCATCGCGCCGGACTATGCGCTTGTTCACGAGGACGATCTACAGACCTTCCTGGCTGCCTACGACGCGGCAGTCGTCTCTGCCTACCCCGATGGTCCGTCGGGCGACGACTATACTTGGATCCTCAACGATCGCCATCTCACGCGACTGACGGGACTGCTGACGGACGCGCGCGACAAGGGGGCGACCGTTCGCCTGATGGGACGTGAGGGCCGGGGCGCGCACCCGCGTGCGATGCGGCCGACAGTTGTCCTCGGAGTCACCGATGACATGACGATCGCGCGTGAGGAGATTTTTGGCCCGATCCTACCGGTCTTCACCTACCGGACGATCGAGGAGGCAATTGAGTTCGTCGACGCTCGGCCACGGCCGCTGGCGCTCTACTACTACGGCCGCGACAAGGCGGCGCAACGCAAGGTACTTGATGGCACGGTTTCCGGCAACGTCACCATCAATGGCACGATCCTGCACATCGCTCAGGACGACTTGCCGTTCGGCGGCGTTGGCGCCAGTGGCATCGGTGCATATCACGGCATCGAAGGCTTCCGCCGATTGAGCCATGCGAAAGGCATCTACGAACAGGGCCGTTGGAATGGCTCAACGTTGTTGCGACCGCCTTTCGGCAAGATGGCCGAGCGCATCATCGGCTTCGTGCTGCGCTAAAGCGACATTTCCACCTTTGTCAGGTTCAGAACCATGGCCCGTCACGACCACACGCATTTCCACGGCAGTTGTACCTGCGGTACCTTCTCATTCGAGACCCGCAAAGCCCCCGTCACCCGCTTCGTTTGCCACTGCACGTTCTGCCAGGACTTTACGGGACAGGCCTTTTCCGATGTTTCGGTGTTGAGGTCGCGCCAGATTGTCATGAAGGGAACGGAAGCTCTCGTGTTTACGAAATATCGATCGTTGCCTCCCAACCTCAATCGCGGTCGCTGCAGGAGGTGCGGCAAGCCCGCCATGGAGACGATGCGAGCCGGCCCCCAGCGATTGGTGTTCATACCCTCGGCCCTCTTCACCGAACAGGATTTGCTCCCACCGATCCGGCTACATGCGTTCTACAACCGTCGAGTGGCGGACGTGGCGGACGATCTGCCGAAATACGAACGCTACTGGCCCAGTCAGTTTGCAATAACGAGGTCCATCATGGGCTTCTAGAGATTAAGAGAGCCCATCGTCACCTTGCCGGCCGTGGCGAACCGATATCCGACCGTGAGCCTCGACAGTTACATCAAGGCCCGAGGGGGCGGTCACTGAGCTCTCCCCGAACTCGACGGGATTTTCCATCGGCGAGCGCATGCGATCGTGGCCTACCGTTCGCGTACCTAGGGTAACCCGCACAAGTCGCTGATCCGAAACACGCCGCGATCACGCTGCTTGCCTCGAATAGTGCTTTTTCATAGTGACTGATCGAGCCGATGCATCCGGGACCTACAGCCTGGGGCCGAAGCTGACGGGTATAGTTGCGGGCAATTGTCGCACCATCGGCGGAAAGACTGTTGCGTCGCATTCGTTCCGTACAAAGCGCTTTTCTCGGTTTCACACCAAATCGCACCTGAATTGTGAGGAAGTACGCTGCCGTGACTACATTGGCTGAACTCGAAGATAGACGCGCCGGGGCCAGGCTCGGCGGCGGGGAGAAGCGCATCGAGGCGCAGCACGCTCGGGGCAAGCTGAGCGCTCGGGAGCGCATTGAGCTCTTGCTCGACAAGGGCTCGTTCGAGGAGTTCGACATGTTCGTCGAGCACCGCTCGACCGAATTCGGGATGGAGAAGACCAAGGTCCCCGGCGACGGCGTCGTCACCGGCTGGGGCACCGTGAACGGCCGCAAGACCTTCGTGTTCGCCAAGGATTTCACCGTGTTCGGCGGCTCGCTGTCCGAGACCCATGCGCTGAAGATCACCAAGCTGCAAGACATGGCGATGAAGGCGCGGTCGCCGATCATCGGCCTCTATGACGCGGGCGGCGCCCGCATCCAGGAGGGCGTCGCCGCGCTCGCGGGCTATTCCTACGTGTTCCGCCGCAACGTGCTCGCCTCGGGCGTGATCCCGCAGATCTCCGTCATCATGGGCCCCTGCGCCGGCGGCGACGTCTACTCGCCTGCGATGACCGACTTCATCTTCATGGTGAAGAACACCAGCTACATGTTCGTCACCGGCCCGGACGTGGTGAAGACCGTCACCAATGAGGTCGTCACGGCGGAGGAGCTCGGCGGCGCCTCGGTGCACGCCACGCGCTCCTCGATCGCCGACGGCGCCTTCGAGAACGACGTCGAGACGCTCTTGCAGATGCGCCGCCTGATTGACTTCCTGCCGTCCAACAACACCGACGGCGTGCCGGAATGGCCGAGCTTCGACGACATCGGCCGGGTCGACATGTCCCTGGACACGCTGATCCCTGACAATCCGAACAAGCCCTACGACATGAAGGAATTGATCCTGAAGGTCGTGGACGAGGGCGATTTCTTCGAGATCGCGGACGTGTTTGCGAAGAACATCGTCACCGGCTTTGGCCGCATCGCGGGCCGCACCGTCGGCTTCGTCGCCAACCAGCCGATGGTGCTGGCCGGCGTGCTCGACTCTGACGCCTCGCGGAAAGCGGCGCGCTTTGTCCGCTTCTGTGATGCCTTCAACATCCCGATCGTCACCTTCGTCGACGTGCCCGGCTTCCTGCCGGGCACGAGCCAAGAATATGGCGGCCTGATCAAGCACGGCGCGAAACTGCTGTTCGCCTACTCGCAATGCACGGTGCCGCTGGTGACCATCATCACCCGCAAGGCCTATGGCGGCGCCTTCGACGTCATGGCGTCGAAGGAAATCGGCGCGGACATGAACTACGCCTGGCCGACCGCCCAGATCGCGGTGATGGGCGCCAAGGGCGCGGTCGAGATCATCTTCCGCGGCGACATCGGCGATCCCGACAAGATCGCCGCCCGCACCAAGGAATACGAAGACCGCTTCCTCTCACCCTTCATCGCGGCCGAACGCGGCTACATCGACGACGTCATCATGCCGCACTCGACACGGCGGCGGATCGCGCGGGCGCTGGCGATGCTGAAGGACAAGAAGGTGGAGATGCCCGCGAAGAAGCATGATAATTTGCCGTTGTGAGATAGCAGTGTTCAAAAAAATTCTGATCGCCAATCGCGGCGAAATCGCGTGCCGGGTCATCAAGACCGCCCGCCGGATGGGAATTGAGACGGTTGCGGTCTATTCAGAGGCCGACCGCGACGCCCTGCATGTCGAGATGGCCGACGAGGCGGTCCTGATCGGCCCGCCGGCGGCAGCCGAGAGCTACCTTCTGATCGACAAGATCGTCGACGCCTGCCGCAAGACCGGCGCCGAGGCCGTGCATCCCGGCTACGGCTTCCTGTCCGAGCGCGAGGCGTTTCCGCGCGCGCTGGAAGCTGCGGGCATCGTCTTCATCGGCCCGAACCCGGGCGCGATCGCCGCGATGGGCGACAAGATCGAATCCAAGAAGGCGGCCGCCAAGGCCAAGGTCTCGACCGTGCCGGGCTATCTCGGCGTGATCGAGGACGACAAGCACGCGGTCCGCATCGCCGACGAGATCGGCTATCCCGTGATGATCAAGGCCTCCGCCGGCGGCGGCGGCAAGGGCATGCGCATCGCGCATTCGAAGGGCGAGGTCGCCGAAGGTTTCAACCTCGCCAAGGCCGAGGCCAAGGCCTCGTTCGGCGACGACCGGGTCTTCGTCGAGAAGTTCATCGTCGATCCCCGCCACATCGAGATCCAGGTGCTGGGCGACAAGCACGGCAACGTGATCTATCTCGGCGAGCGCGAATGCTCGATCCAGCGCCGCAACCAGAAGGTCATCGAGGAAGCGCCGTCGCCGCTGCTCGACGAGACCACCCGCCGCAAGATGGGCGAGCAGGCGGTCGCACTCGCCAAGGCCGTGAATTACGATTCCGCCGGCACCGTCGAATTTGTCGCAGGGCAGGACAAGAGCTTCTACTTCCTTGAGATGAACACCCGTCTCCAGGTCGAGCATCCCGTGACCGAGCTCGTCACCGGCATCGACCTCGTCGAGCAGATGATCCGCGTCGCCGCCGGCGAAAAGCTCGGCATTGCGCAGAAGGACGTCACGCTCACGGGGTGGGCCGTCGAATCCCGCCTC
The genomic region above belongs to Bradyrhizobium sp. CCBAU 53338 and contains:
- a CDS encoding flavin reductase family protein; translation: MDLDDIHYYEPSKGHGLRHNPFNAIIAPRPIGWISSQNAQGQLNLAPYSFFNAFNYDPPILGFASIAWKDSVQNASETKEFVWNLVTKDLGEQMNKTAAPLPRGVSEFELAGLATVPSRHVSVPRVRESRAAMECKVTEIVKFKNWKGESVEGWLVLGEVVAVYIDKALIKDGVYQTALAHPILRAGRGGDYVEVTEDRMFEMDRPAGSSSPAFHGS
- a CDS encoding coniferyl aldehyde dehydrogenase yields the protein MNAITTLQPADVLALQRSSFRRKGVPSLAERRSDLSRLRTALIANRSKIEAAINSDFGHRSRHETGIMELAGLIFGIDYLRSRLPRMMRPEKRHVALHMRFGSARVQYQPLGVVGVMAPWNYPVYLALMPLVTAVAAGNRVMLKPSEFTPKTNALVENILETVFPTDQVAVVNGDASVGMTFSALPFDHLIFTGSTPVGRKVMQAASQHLVPVTLELGGKSPVIIEKGHPLDHASAGIVYGKLISGGQTCIAPDYALVHEDDLQTFLAAYDAAVVSAYPDGPSGDDYTWILNDRHLTRLTGLLTDARDKGATVRLMGREGRGAHPRAMRPTVVLGVTDDMTIAREEIFGPILPVFTYRTIEEAIEFVDARPRPLALYYYGRDKAAQRKVLDGTVSGNVTINGTILHIAQDDLPFGGVGASGIGAYHGIEGFRRLSHAKGIYEQGRWNGSTLLRPPFGKMAERIIGFVLR
- a CDS encoding GFA family protein, which codes for MARHDHTHFHGSCTCGTFSFETRKAPVTRFVCHCTFCQDFTGQAFSDVSVLRSRQIVMKGTEALVFTKYRSLPPNLNRGRCRRCGKPAMETMRAGPQRLVFIPSALFTEQDLLPPIRLHAFYNRRVADVADDLPKYERYWPSQFAITRSIMGF
- a CDS encoding acyl-CoA carboxylase subunit beta, which encodes MTTLAELEDRRAGARLGGGEKRIEAQHARGKLSARERIELLLDKGSFEEFDMFVEHRSTEFGMEKTKVPGDGVVTGWGTVNGRKTFVFAKDFTVFGGSLSETHALKITKLQDMAMKARSPIIGLYDAGGARIQEGVAALAGYSYVFRRNVLASGVIPQISVIMGPCAGGDVYSPAMTDFIFMVKNTSYMFVTGPDVVKTVTNEVVTAEELGGASVHATRSSIADGAFENDVETLLQMRRLIDFLPSNNTDGVPEWPSFDDIGRVDMSLDTLIPDNPNKPYDMKELILKVVDEGDFFEIADVFAKNIVTGFGRIAGRTVGFVANQPMVLAGVLDSDASRKAARFVRFCDAFNIPIVTFVDVPGFLPGTSQEYGGLIKHGAKLLFAYSQCTVPLVTIITRKAYGGAFDVMASKEIGADMNYAWPTAQIAVMGAKGAVEIIFRGDIGDPDKIAARTKEYEDRFLSPFIAAERGYIDDVIMPHSTRRRIARALAMLKDKKVEMPAKKHDNLPL
- a CDS encoding acetyl/propionyl/methylcrotonyl-CoA carboxylase subunit alpha, giving the protein MFKKILIANRGEIACRVIKTARRMGIETVAVYSEADRDALHVEMADEAVLIGPPAAAESYLLIDKIVDACRKTGAEAVHPGYGFLSEREAFPRALEAAGIVFIGPNPGAIAAMGDKIESKKAAAKAKVSTVPGYLGVIEDDKHAVRIADEIGYPVMIKASAGGGGKGMRIAHSKGEVAEGFNLAKAEAKASFGDDRVFVEKFIVDPRHIEIQVLGDKHGNVIYLGERECSIQRRNQKVIEEAPSPLLDETTRRKMGEQAVALAKAVNYDSAGTVEFVAGQDKSFYFLEMNTRLQVEHPVTELVTGIDLVEQMIRVAAGEKLGIAQKDVTLTGWAVESRLYAEDPFRNFLPSIGRLVKYRPPAEVSKDGITVRNDTGVQEGGEISIHYDPMIAKLVTHAPSRAAAIEAQATALDSFYVEGIRHNIPFLSALMHHPRWREGRLSTGFIAEEFPKGFSVRVPEGEVARRIAAVGAAIDHVLGERRRQISGQMGGRVVQRERRRAVWLDRQEIQLEVAREGEAIAIRFLDAEGKAGNAHLLQSPWKPGDPVWQGTIDGHFVAVQARPVPNGIRLAHQGVEVPVYVWTEAEAASARLMPVTTASDSGKKLLCPMPGLVVSIAVSEGQEVKAGETLAVVEAMKMQNVLRAERDGTVKKVHASAGATLAVDALIVEFE